In one window of Ignatzschineria indica DNA:
- a CDS encoding 3-deoxy-D-manno-octulosonic acid transferase — protein sequence MIVLTLYRLLWWVLLPIIIVTRLFRDWRSPLGVRSFLHRFGFHKLPAADLVIHAVSLGEVRAVTPLVRRLLQEKQYSILFTATTLTGSDQIVRTFKKEIASGALYHSYLPLDFGPSVSRFLAQVKPKAILIMETEIWPNLIYQAGKRHIPLLIISACLSDRSYRRYQKIAPAMHRLLKSVDVLTQTDEDTLRFEVLGAKSVERMGNIKYDLTVSDTLYQKVEPLVAQRSPRSIYWIAASTHEEEEEIVVEAYIKARRRAPHLKLILVPRHPERFQEVRYLLEEYADAHDFKISIRSEGDLLMLNPNADIWLIDTLGELLLFYLFADIVTVGGSFVPIGGHNILEPAYFAKPIIVGPHMEENRETLFNFLESRALIQVDADQLAEVVIDFANDPSLRESYGAAAQKTMAQNQGAIEVVMAKLNELLD from the coding sequence ATGATAGTTTTGACACTCTATAGGTTGTTGTGGTGGGTTCTTTTACCCATTATTATTGTCACTCGGCTTTTTCGAGATTGGCGCTCCCCATTAGGTGTACGTTCCTTTTTACATCGCTTTGGTTTTCATAAATTGCCGGCAGCTGATCTAGTGATTCATGCTGTTTCATTGGGAGAAGTGCGTGCCGTCACCCCATTAGTTCGAAGATTACTACAAGAGAAGCAGTACTCGATCCTTTTTACTGCAACCACTTTAACCGGTAGTGATCAAATTGTTCGCACATTTAAGAAAGAGATCGCCTCTGGAGCGCTTTATCACTCCTATCTGCCACTCGATTTTGGTCCTTCTGTTTCTCGCTTTCTGGCGCAGGTAAAACCTAAAGCGATTCTGATTATGGAGACCGAGATTTGGCCTAATTTAATCTATCAAGCAGGAAAGCGTCACATTCCTCTGCTTATTATTAGCGCATGTCTCTCTGATCGTTCTTATCGTCGTTATCAAAAAATTGCTCCAGCGATGCATCGGCTCTTGAAGTCTGTGGATGTTTTAACACAGACGGATGAAGATACCTTACGCTTTGAAGTTTTGGGAGCGAAATCGGTAGAGCGGATGGGGAATATTAAATATGATCTTACCGTTTCAGATACCCTCTATCAAAAAGTAGAGCCTTTAGTAGCACAGCGCTCGCCTCGCTCGATCTATTGGATCGCTGCAAGCACTCATGAAGAGGAGGAAGAGATTGTTGTTGAGGCCTATATTAAGGCGCGTCGCCGAGCACCGCATCTTAAATTAATTTTGGTACCACGCCATCCTGAGCGCTTTCAAGAGGTGCGCTATCTATTAGAGGAGTATGCAGATGCGCATGATTTTAAGATCTCTATTCGCAGCGAAGGAGATCTTTTAATGCTCAATCCAAATGCAGATATTTGGCTGATCGACACTTTAGGAGAATTACTACTCTTCTATCTCTTTGCTGATATTGTGACGGTTGGCGGTAGCTTTGTCCCAATTGGTGGGCATAATATCTTAGAGCCGGCCTATTTTGCTAAACCAATTATTGTTGGGCCCCATATGGAGGAGAATCGGGAGACCTTGTTCAACTTCCTTGAAAGTAGAGCATTGATACAGGTAGATGCAGATCAGCTAGCGGAGGTTGTCATCGACTTTGCAAATGATCCCTCTCTCCGTGAAAGTTACGGCGCTGCCGCACAGAAAACAATGGCTCAAAATCAAGGTGCTATTGAGGTTGTCATGGCAAAGTTGAATGAGCTTCTTGATTAA
- the leuS gene encoding leucine--tRNA ligase yields MKPTYEAAVIEASAQEFWEKNASFKVEDKTDKPNYYCLSMFPYPSGRLHMGHVRNYTIGDVITRYKKMSGYNVMQPIGWDAFGMPAENAAIDNKVSPNDWTQKNIIYMRKQFRELGFGFDWSREFSTCDPEYYGWEQWFFLQLYKKGVIYRKKGIVNWDPVDQTVLANEQVIDGRGWRSDALVERREIPMYYFKITDYADELLEDLALLEEWPEQVRTMQANWIGRSEGMEVTFLHEGGQFNVFTTRPDTLMGVTYVAVAPEHAIAAKAAENNPQLAEFIKECQKTGTSEADFATQEAKGMPTGEFATHPLTGEKVEIWVANYVLMAYGDGAVMAVPAHDARDFAFAKKYNLPIKVVIKPENGDISTDTWHESLAEHGTLINSGEFDGLNFEEAFSKIGAALEAKGLGKPKTQYRLRDWGISRQRYWGCPIPIINCPSCGEVPVPEKDLPVVLPTDCIPDGSGNPLNKLDSFKNVACPKCGGAAERETDTMDTFVESSWYYARFACSNYEKGMIDPEAATAWLPVDQYIGGVEHAILHLLYSRFFHKLMRNEGLLGDIEKVGPEPFKALLTQGMVVSPSFFRHSSKGYEWFNIKDVEVRENNGEKEYFLKADGKPVTYYGIQKMGKSKNNGVDPEAIVKEYGADVSRLFMMFTSPPEQTLEWSASGLEGADRFLRRVWNFAYENQAILKDLTLSCEALTEKSAKDARREIHQELKKALYDYERFHFNTVISANMIMLNTLSKLGDSRDEAAVKQEGFSIMLRLLSPIVPHITHTIWTTLFGDDILNHPLPEVVAEALVSDEVKYMVQVNGRLRGEIIVPASASKEEIEKAALANENAAKFIEGEIRRIIVVPNRLVNIVAN; encoded by the coding sequence ATGAAACCAACCTACGAAGCGGCCGTAATTGAAGCATCAGCGCAAGAATTTTGGGAAAAGAATGCTTCTTTTAAAGTAGAAGATAAAACCGATAAGCCAAATTACTACTGTCTTTCGATGTTCCCCTACCCATCCGGTAGACTCCATATGGGCCATGTCCGTAACTACACTATTGGTGACGTTATCACCCGCTATAAAAAGATGAGTGGCTACAATGTCATGCAACCGATTGGCTGGGATGCATTTGGGATGCCGGCTGAAAATGCGGCGATCGATAACAAGGTCTCTCCTAATGATTGGACGCAGAAGAATATTATCTATATGCGTAAACAATTTAGAGAGCTTGGATTTGGCTTCGACTGGTCCCGCGAGTTCTCTACTTGCGATCCTGAATATTATGGTTGGGAGCAATGGTTTTTCCTCCAGCTCTATAAAAAAGGGGTTATCTATCGTAAAAAAGGGATCGTTAATTGGGACCCTGTAGATCAAACAGTACTTGCTAATGAGCAGGTTATTGATGGGCGTGGCTGGCGTTCTGATGCACTTGTGGAGCGCCGTGAGATCCCCATGTACTACTTCAAAATTACCGATTATGCCGATGAGTTATTGGAAGATCTCGCACTTTTAGAAGAGTGGCCTGAGCAAGTCAGAACAATGCAGGCAAATTGGATTGGGCGTTCAGAAGGGATGGAGGTAACATTCCTCCATGAAGGTGGGCAATTTAATGTCTTCACTACTCGCCCCGACACATTGATGGGTGTTACCTATGTTGCAGTCGCTCCTGAGCATGCTATTGCCGCAAAAGCAGCAGAAAACAATCCTCAATTAGCAGAGTTTATTAAAGAGTGTCAAAAAACAGGCACCAGTGAAGCTGACTTTGCTACACAAGAAGCTAAAGGAATGCCAACCGGAGAGTTTGCAACTCATCCCCTAACAGGTGAAAAGGTTGAGATCTGGGTCGCTAACTATGTCTTAATGGCTTATGGTGATGGCGCGGTAATGGCCGTTCCGGCGCATGATGCTCGTGATTTTGCCTTTGCTAAAAAGTATAACCTCCCTATCAAAGTTGTTATCAAACCAGAAAATGGGGACATCAGCACCGATACATGGCATGAGTCACTCGCAGAACATGGTACATTGATCAATTCCGGTGAGTTTGATGGTCTTAATTTTGAAGAAGCCTTTAGTAAGATTGGCGCAGCATTAGAGGCTAAAGGTTTAGGTAAACCGAAGACGCAATATCGCTTACGCGACTGGGGAATTTCACGTCAACGCTATTGGGGTTGCCCAATCCCTATCATCAACTGCCCAAGCTGTGGCGAAGTACCTGTTCCTGAAAAAGATCTACCTGTAGTCTTACCAACCGATTGCATTCCGGATGGAAGTGGAAATCCTCTTAATAAATTAGACTCTTTCAAAAATGTAGCATGCCCAAAATGTGGTGGTGCAGCTGAGCGCGAAACTGACACGATGGATACTTTTGTTGAGTCCTCTTGGTATTACGCTCGTTTTGCATGTAGCAATTATGAGAAAGGAATGATCGACCCTGAAGCGGCAACAGCATGGCTTCCTGTCGACCAATATATTGGGGGTGTTGAGCATGCCATCCTCCACCTTCTCTACTCACGCTTCTTCCATAAGCTAATGCGTAATGAAGGTTTATTAGGCGATATTGAGAAAGTGGGCCCTGAACCCTTTAAAGCACTCTTAACTCAAGGAATGGTTGTCTCTCCTTCATTCTTCCGCCATAGCTCAAAAGGCTATGAATGGTTTAACATTAAAGATGTTGAAGTTCGTGAGAATAATGGTGAGAAAGAGTATTTCTTAAAAGCAGATGGTAAACCTGTTACCTACTACGGTATCCAAAAAATGGGGAAATCGAAGAATAATGGGGTTGATCCAGAAGCGATTGTTAAAGAGTATGGTGCAGATGTCTCGCGTCTCTTTATGATGTTTACCTCTCCTCCTGAGCAGACACTTGAGTGGTCAGCATCTGGGCTAGAAGGTGCAGATCGATTCTTACGTCGTGTTTGGAACTTCGCTTATGAGAATCAGGCGATCTTAAAAGATTTAACCCTCAGCTGTGAAGCATTAACAGAAAAGAGCGCTAAAGATGCACGTCGCGAGATTCATCAAGAGCTGAAGAAAGCACTCTACGATTATGAGCGATTCCACTTTAATACGGTTATCTCTGCCAATATGATTATGCTCAATACTTTGAGTAAATTAGGTGACTCAAGAGATGAAGCAGCAGTGAAGCAGGAAGGCTTCTCTATTATGCTTCGCCTACTTAGCCCAATTGTTCCCCATATTACACATACAATCTGGACAACACTATTTGGTGATGACATCCTCAACCACCCTCTTCCTGAGGTTGTTGCAGAAGCTCTCGTATCAGATGAAGTAAAATATATGGTTCAAGTTAATGGTCGCTTAAGAGGGGAGATTATTGTCCCAGCCTCTGCCTCAAAAGAGGAGATAGAAAAAGCAGCTCTTGCAAATGAGAATGCTGCTAAATTTATTGAAGGTGAAATCCGTCGAATTATTGTCGTGCCTAATCGTTTAGTGAATATTGTTGCAAATTAA
- a CDS encoding ABC transporter ATP-binding protein: protein MSSQPTLVVENIHKSFGDREILKGISLTLNKGDVVSMLGASGSGKSTFLRCINLLENPDQGEITLNGEKLILVPGPDGLVAKDPKALQKMRTELGMVFQNFNLWGHMTVLENMIEAPIHVLGLSKKEAKERALALLAKVGMSERVNDYPISLSGGQQQRVAIARALAMEPSVILFDEPTSALDPELVHEVLTVMQDLAKEGMTMIVVTHEMDFARNVSNRVVFFHEGKIEEEGAPHELFTNPQSDRFKQFIKHYNR, encoded by the coding sequence ATGAGCAGTCAGCCTACGTTAGTCGTTGAAAATATCCATAAGTCTTTTGGGGATAGAGAGATCTTAAAAGGGATCTCATTGACCTTAAATAAGGGAGATGTTGTCTCGATGTTAGGGGCTTCTGGCTCCGGTAAGAGTACTTTTTTACGGTGTATTAATTTATTGGAGAATCCAGATCAAGGAGAGATAACGCTCAATGGCGAGAAGCTCATTTTAGTACCTGGCCCTGATGGTTTAGTGGCAAAAGATCCTAAAGCGCTTCAGAAGATGCGTACTGAATTAGGGATGGTATTCCAAAACTTTAATCTTTGGGGGCATATGACGGTACTTGAAAATATGATCGAAGCGCCTATTCATGTTTTAGGACTCTCGAAAAAAGAGGCAAAAGAGCGCGCTTTAGCGCTTTTAGCTAAAGTAGGGATGAGTGAGCGAGTGAATGATTACCCTATTTCTTTATCAGGTGGGCAGCAGCAACGTGTTGCAATTGCGCGCGCTTTAGCGATGGAGCCGAGTGTTATTCTCTTTGATGAGCCGACATCAGCACTTGATCCAGAATTAGTGCATGAGGTATTAACAGTGATGCAAGATTTAGCAAAAGAGGGGATGACGATGATTGTTGTTACCCATGAGATGGATTTTGCGCGTAATGTTTCTAATCGTGTCGTCTTCTTCCATGAAGGTAAAATTGAAGAGGAGGGCGCGCCCCATGAACTCTTTACGAATCCTCAGTCAGATCGCTTTAAACAATTTATTAAGCATTATAATCGTTAG
- a CDS encoding outer membrane protein assembly factor BamD gives MKAKTLKIFMILITAGVISACGSTSAKKDDKYYAMTGQDLLEEGNKNLEGASYEVAVQHYEAIEARFPNTSLAEQAKLNKIYAHYHNRDHDKALAEIDTFIRLYPHHESIDYLYYMQGLINFDRARSILDKLLPPDRAKIDQNQMKESLQSFMTVIERYPDGDYAEDSAERVIYLRNLLAEAEIHKAKFYLDRHAYVGAANRAQYVLDNYDATTSVSDALYIQAKAYQALGLDELSQKSLAVLLHNFPYDKRLVEFGYTITPTGAVLTESVVEE, from the coding sequence ATGAAAGCGAAAACACTAAAAATTTTTATGATACTAATCACTGCTGGCGTTATTTCCGCTTGTGGTTCGACCTCTGCTAAAAAAGATGATAAGTACTACGCAATGACGGGACAGGATCTTTTAGAGGAGGGGAATAAAAACTTAGAAGGTGCTAGCTATGAGGTTGCAGTTCAACACTATGAGGCTATTGAAGCAAGATTCCCAAATACAAGTCTTGCTGAACAAGCAAAATTAAATAAGATTTATGCTCATTACCATAATCGTGATCATGATAAAGCTTTAGCAGAGATCGATACCTTTATTAGACTCTACCCTCACCATGAGAGTATCGACTATCTCTACTACATGCAAGGTTTGATCAACTTTGATAGAGCAAGATCGATACTTGATAAACTTCTTCCTCCCGATCGGGCGAAGATTGATCAGAATCAGATGAAAGAATCGCTCCAATCATTTATGACGGTAATCGAGCGCTATCCTGATGGTGATTATGCGGAAGATTCAGCTGAGCGCGTTATCTATCTTCGTAATTTATTAGCCGAAGCTGAAATTCATAAAGCAAAATTCTACCTTGATCGTCATGCATATGTGGGTGCTGCCAATCGTGCGCAATATGTTCTCGATAATTATGATGCAACAACATCGGTGTCGGATGCTCTCTATATTCAAGCAAAGGCCTATCAAGCGCTCGGCTTAGATGAGCTTTCTCAAAAGAGTCTTGCGGTGTTACTCCACAACTTTCCATATGATAAGCGCCTTGTAGAGTTTGGTTACACCATTACACCTACCGGTGCCGTTTTAACTGAAAGTGTTGTTGAAGAGTAG
- the pgsA gene encoding CDP-diacylglycerol--glycerol-3-phosphate 3-phosphatidyltransferase yields the protein MNLPSLITWTRVVAIPVFILCYFLDTPNKNIVLTLLFMAASLTDWLDGYLARKWNQTSSFGAFLDPVADKLLVAVALIAIIDHDPHKWYLTLSVMIIISREITISALREWMASMGERGVVAVSWIGKWKTAFQMGAITFILYEKPLFGIPLYELGIIFLIIATALTLWSMMQYLYSTWKVLRVR from the coding sequence ATGAACCTTCCTAGCCTCATCACCTGGACACGAGTCGTTGCGATTCCTGTCTTTATTCTCTGTTACTTTCTCGATACTCCCAATAAAAATATTGTATTGACGCTCCTTTTTATGGCCGCCTCATTAACAGATTGGCTAGATGGTTATCTTGCGAGAAAATGGAACCAAACCTCTAGTTTTGGCGCCTTTTTAGATCCTGTTGCAGATAAGCTCCTTGTTGCAGTAGCGCTCATTGCAATTATCGATCATGATCCCCATAAGTGGTATCTCACACTCTCTGTAATGATTATTATCAGCCGTGAAATCACTATCTCTGCACTTCGAGAGTGGATGGCCAGTATGGGAGAGAGAGGGGTCGTTGCAGTCTCTTGGATCGGCAAATGGAAAACGGCTTTTCAGATGGGGGCAATTACCTTTATCCTCTACGAAAAACCTCTTTTCGGTATACCTCTCTATGAACTCGGCATTATCTTCTTAATTATTGCAACCGCTTTAACACTCTGGTCAATGATGCAATATCTCTACTCAACTTGGAAAGTCTTACGAGTAAGATAA
- a CDS encoding cysteine desulfurase family protein: MKSILENFGIDPFMKQRNNQQDHALQKRSIGKSDSKLPTKPQFSGIIYLDYAATTPVDPEVIDSMVSAMECDWANVGSPHELGMLTKQRVEDALSEIAAHFNLQRDEIIITSGATESINHALKGVLMAQKKREIITTTIEHKATVNTVQALMKQGYRAKFIAPNAERTITAEMVESAITEETALISLIWVNNETGDKLPVEEIAQVARQYKIPIHIDATQAAPHFQFDATQFDLVSLSAHKCYGPKGIGLLYRRAFPKLPMKPLIDGSGGQMALRAGTMMNESIVGFAKALNLIAQRWEDERHRLVRLESLLLKQLLPYGVEVNSASPLAEREPGVLNLYIPHVHADALMALIPKVAIAKGSACNSDSSLPSYVLTEMGYSHRRALSSIRVSVGRFTTEEEVLTAGNYLSEAIAFLQSIALGESAAWYGEYNLYDSDVSSILTPELVAESCEDYQENKIPAEPLLVIDEPHYQLALYGSVDALEVDDGKILKLQDITAKVYGAPFYLALFNELVKTLRESALTPNLSLETLLGRRIPAQYLRDSLQIEKALRNFANESL; encoded by the coding sequence ATGAAATCAATATTAGAAAATTTTGGGATTGATCCATTTATGAAACAGCGCAATAATCAGCAAGATCACGCTTTGCAAAAGAGATCAATAGGGAAGAGCGACTCTAAGTTACCGACTAAACCCCAATTTTCAGGAATTATCTATCTCGACTACGCTGCAACGACGCCGGTTGATCCTGAGGTGATCGACTCGATGGTCAGCGCAATGGAGTGTGATTGGGCAAATGTAGGAAGCCCTCATGAATTGGGGATGCTAACTAAACAGAGAGTTGAGGATGCGCTTTCAGAGATAGCGGCACATTTTAATCTCCAAAGAGATGAGATTATTATTACAAGTGGGGCAACTGAGTCGATTAATCATGCGCTAAAAGGGGTATTGATGGCGCAAAAAAAACGGGAAATTATTACGACTACGATCGAGCATAAAGCGACGGTTAATACTGTTCAAGCCTTGATGAAGCAGGGGTATCGAGCAAAGTTTATCGCACCTAATGCAGAGAGAACTATTACCGCAGAGATGGTTGAATCTGCCATTACCGAAGAGACTGCACTTATTTCTCTTATCTGGGTCAATAATGAGACAGGCGATAAATTACCTGTTGAAGAGATTGCGCAGGTTGCACGCCAATATAAGATTCCGATCCATATTGATGCAACACAGGCAGCGCCCCATTTTCAATTTGATGCGACACAATTTGATCTAGTGAGTCTTTCAGCTCATAAATGTTATGGCCCTAAAGGAATAGGGTTACTCTATCGACGTGCATTTCCCAAGTTGCCGATGAAACCTCTCATTGATGGTAGCGGAGGACAAATGGCGTTGCGGGCGGGGACGATGATGAATGAGTCGATTGTCGGATTTGCTAAAGCGCTTAATCTTATTGCTCAGCGTTGGGAAGATGAGCGTCATCGCTTAGTTCGATTAGAGAGTCTTCTTCTGAAGCAATTGCTCCCTTATGGCGTTGAGGTTAATAGTGCATCTCCTTTAGCTGAGCGAGAGCCGGGAGTATTAAATCTCTATATCCCTCATGTCCATGCAGATGCTTTAATGGCTTTAATTCCCAAAGTAGCAATTGCAAAGGGGTCAGCATGTAATAGTGATAGTTCGCTCCCCTCTTATGTATTAACTGAGATGGGATATAGTCATCGACGAGCACTCTCATCAATACGAGTGAGTGTTGGGCGCTTTACAACAGAAGAGGAGGTCTTAACTGCCGGAAATTATTTGAGTGAAGCTATCGCATTTTTACAAAGTATTGCATTAGGAGAGTCGGCCGCATGGTATGGAGAATATAATCTTTATGATAGTGATGTCTCTTCCATTTTAACGCCGGAATTGGTGGCGGAAAGTTGTGAGGATTATCAGGAGAATAAAATACCTGCAGAGCCTCTACTTGTTATCGATGAACCTCACTATCAATTAGCGCTATATGGCTCGGTAGATGCGCTTGAAGTGGATGATGGGAAGATCTTAAAGCTACAAGATATTACGGCAAAAGTGTATGGCGCACCTTTCTATTTAGCGCTCTTTAATGAACTTGTTAAGACTTTAAGAGAATCGGCATTGACGCCTAATCTCTCATTAGAGACCCTTTTAGGGAGAAGAATTCCAGCACAATATCTACGTGACTCTCTACAAATTGAGAAGGCATTGCGGAATTTTGCCAATGAGTCTTTATAA
- a CDS encoding NADP-dependent isocitrate dehydrogenase yields the protein MAKSKIFYTKTDEAPALATYSFLPIVEAFTSPAEIDIEVKDISLTGRILALFPDLLTEEQRVEDALSELGHLTQDPKTNIIKLPNISASIPQLKRAIAELQAAGFAIPDFPEEPKDEKEAEIKARYARVLGSAVNPVLREGNSDRRAPAAIKEFARNNPHSMGEWKKDSKTAVATMSEGDFYGTEQSVTIPEATEYKIVFKGAEGEKTLKDYAPLLKGEIVDSSVMNLAKLKAFVTEAIKEAKEKDVLLSAHLKATMMKVSDPIMFGAIVEVYFADLFAQYSDLFKELGVDTRNGLGDIYAKIKGHEKEAEVVAAIDAAIEKGPRLAMVDSDKGITNLHVPSDVIVDASMPAMIRAGGKMWNRDNKTEDTVAIIPDRCYSGVFAATIEDCIANGALDPRTMGTVPNVGLMAQKAEEYGSHDKTFQAEADGVIDVVAKDGTILMSQKVEKGDIFRMCQAKDAPIQDWVKLAVTRARLSDTPAVFWLDPQRAHDREMIKKVERYLKDHDTNGLDIQIMDPISAAKHTLKRIREGKDTISVTGNVLRDYLTDLFPILELGTSAKMLSIVPLMKGGGLFETGAGGSAPKHVEQFLTEGYLRWDSLGEFLALAESLKHLGRTQENPKALVLADALDIANSKFLKEDRSPARKLGQIDNRGSHFYLALYWAEALANQDQDAELKEIFTKVHQELATNEAKINEELISAQGKAQDIGGYYRPIDEKAIKAMRPSETFNAVLAAL from the coding sequence ATGGCAAAATCTAAGATTTTTTATACAAAGACAGATGAGGCGCCAGCGCTTGCAACCTACTCATTTCTTCCGATCGTAGAAGCTTTCACCTCTCCTGCTGAGATCGATATCGAGGTTAAGGATATCTCACTTACGGGAAGAATCTTAGCGCTTTTCCCTGATCTTCTCACAGAAGAGCAACGTGTTGAGGATGCTCTTTCAGAGCTAGGTCATTTAACACAAGATCCTAAAACAAATATTATTAAACTCCCTAATATTTCGGCATCTATTCCACAGTTAAAGCGCGCAATTGCAGAGCTACAGGCGGCAGGTTTTGCTATCCCTGATTTTCCTGAAGAGCCAAAAGATGAGAAAGAGGCAGAAATCAAAGCACGTTATGCGCGTGTGTTAGGGTCTGCTGTCAATCCTGTATTACGTGAAGGGAACTCGGATCGTAGGGCACCGGCAGCAATTAAGGAATTTGCGCGCAATAATCCGCATTCAATGGGTGAGTGGAAAAAAGATTCAAAAACAGCTGTTGCAACAATGAGTGAAGGGGATTTCTATGGAACAGAGCAATCTGTTACGATCCCTGAAGCAACAGAGTATAAAATTGTCTTTAAAGGAGCGGAGGGTGAGAAAACCCTAAAAGATTATGCGCCCCTATTAAAAGGTGAAATTGTTGATTCCTCGGTCATGAATCTTGCTAAATTAAAAGCATTTGTTACTGAGGCGATTAAAGAAGCAAAAGAGAAAGATGTCCTTCTCTCAGCACATTTGAAAGCAACAATGATGAAAGTATCAGATCCTATTATGTTTGGTGCGATAGTTGAGGTCTATTTTGCCGATCTATTTGCACAATATAGCGATCTCTTTAAGGAGTTAGGAGTCGATACCCGTAATGGTCTTGGAGATATCTACGCCAAGATTAAAGGTCATGAGAAAGAGGCGGAAGTGGTTGCAGCAATCGATGCGGCAATTGAGAAAGGTCCGCGTCTTGCAATGGTTGATTCCGATAAGGGAATTACCAATCTTCATGTCCCTTCAGATGTTATTGTTGATGCCTCAATGCCGGCGATGATTCGTGCAGGGGGGAAGATGTGGAACCGTGATAATAAGACGGAAGATACCGTCGCTATTATTCCTGACCGTTGCTATTCAGGCGTTTTTGCGGCAACAATTGAAGATTGTATTGCCAATGGTGCCTTAGATCCTCGTACAATGGGTACGGTACCTAATGTTGGTTTAATGGCACAAAAAGCAGAAGAGTATGGCTCACATGATAAGACATTCCAGGCAGAGGCTGATGGTGTTATCGATGTTGTAGCGAAAGATGGCACAATTTTGATGAGTCAAAAAGTAGAGAAGGGTGATATCTTCAGAATGTGTCAAGCGAAAGATGCACCTATTCAAGATTGGGTAAAATTAGCAGTAACGCGTGCACGACTTTCAGATACCCCTGCTGTTTTCTGGTTAGATCCGCAGCGTGCGCATGATCGTGAAATGATCAAGAAAGTCGAACGCTACTTAAAAGATCATGATACAAATGGTCTTGATATTCAAATTATGGATCCTATCTCTGCGGCAAAGCATACGTTAAAACGTATCAGAGAAGGAAAAGATACGATCTCTGTAACAGGTAACGTTCTACGTGATTACTTAACGGATCTGTTCCCTATTCTTGAGCTTGGTACTTCAGCGAAGATGCTCTCAATCGTTCCGTTGATGAAAGGAGGCGGCCTCTTTGAAACAGGAGCAGGAGGTTCAGCGCCTAAGCATGTAGAGCAATTCTTAACGGAGGGGTATCTTCGTTGGGATTCATTGGGTGAATTCCTAGCATTGGCAGAATCGCTCAAGCATCTTGGACGCACTCAAGAGAATCCAAAAGCCTTAGTCTTGGCTGATGCGCTTGATATTGCAAATAGTAAGTTCTTGAAAGAGGATCGCTCACCTGCAAGAAAATTGGGTCAAATCGATAATCGAGGTTCGCACTTTTATCTTGCACTCTACTGGGCAGAAGCGTTAGCAAATCAGGATCAAGATGCAGAGTTAAAAGAGATCTTCACTAAAGTACATCAAGAGTTGGCAACAAATGAAGCGAAGATTAATGAAGAGTTAATTAGCGCCCAAGGTAAAGCACAAGATATTGGTGGTTATTATCGCCCAATTGATGAAAAAGCGATTAAAGCGATGCGACCAAGTGAGACTTTTAATGCTGTTTTAGCAGCACTCTAG